The genomic window GGAAAATTTAGAAAATAGCAGTATTATAATTCCAACCCCTTAGCATGCCAGCCAAGTTTAAAAAAATATTTATAATTTTATCGGCAGTTGCGGTTATCGCCGGGGGTTTGTTTTGGTTTGCTCAAATTTCAAATGCCCAGCAAGGTCCTGATTTGGGACTGGCGCAGGTGAGTTCTACTATCGGTTTACCTACAACCGATATCAGAGTGATAGTGGCCAATATTATCAGAACGGCTCTGGGACTTTTGGGAATTGTGGCTTTGGTTTTAGTTCTTTATGGCGGTTATACCTGGATGACAGCCGGCGGCAACGAAGAAAAAATTGCTCAAGCCAAAAAGATTTTGGTTAATGCCGTTATCGGGCTGGCGATTATTTTATCTGCCTACGCGATTACCAGTTTTATAATCAGTTCACTGCTTGGTGCCACCACCGGAACTCCCGCGCATTGTTTTGATGGCATTCAAAATGAGGGTGAAACGGCGGTTGATTGTGGCGGCGGCGGTTGCGGGCCTTGCACGGCTCCGAATAATCCGTATTTTACTTCCGGCGCTTTCTATATTACCGCTTTGCCTGCCGGCGGACAGGTTTGTATCAGGAATGTTAATCCGGCCATTACCTTTAATATGGATGTGGACGCCGCATCATTGGCCGGAAGTGTAGTGCTGTTGGATAACAATAACAATGAACAGGCCGGAGTGTGGAGCGTGGTTGATGGTAACACGGCCAAATTTACACCGGTCGGGGCCTGCGGCGCGCCCGATAACGGCAATGATTGTTTGCTCGCTTCCACTAACTACACTTTGCATTTTAAAAATGGCGGTGCCATCAAATCCGCTGACGGGCGGGCTATAAATTGCCTGGCCGGAGCCAAATGCACTGATGTACAATTTACAACCGGCGACGGCATTGACCGCACGCCGCCGACAGTGAAAATAGAAAATATTGCCGACGATAAACTGGTAACCGGCCAGGTGGTGCCGGTTAAAATCAGTTATACGGACGATAATGGCGTACAAAAAATTGATTTGAAAGCGGATAATAACTATGTTGGCAGCGGCACAGTTTCCGGCTGTCAAAAAACCGGCAGTGTCACCATAAATTGGCCGACAGCCGGGTTATCAGATGGCGCGCACGGTCTTGATGCTAAGGGTTATGACTGGTCAATGCAAAGTGCTGTTGATCATTATGCCGCGATTTTAAAGCCGCCCCATTGTTTGAATAATATTTTAGACGGAAACGAAGATCAGGCCGGACCACTGGGCTGTTGCGCGCCGGAAAAAAATTGCGGTTGCGGCGGTTGCGGGGGTTCAAGTTGTACTCAAGATACTGATTGTGCCAGTGGTTATTGCAAAATACCACCAGGTCAAACTACGGGTGTTTGTGTTGACCGCATGCGGATTACCGGCGTATCGCCGGGATCCGGAGCGGTTGGCACTTATGTTTCCATTTCCGGAGAATATTTTGGCACTGCCAGGGGTCAGGTATATTTTACCGGTGCGAGCGGTTGGCTTGTAGCGCCTCTGGCCGATTGTGGGGCCGGTGCCTGGAAACCGTGGCAGGTTATTGCTACTGTTCCGCAAGGCGCCATAACCGGACCGATAAGATTGATTACCGCTGATCAGCAGTTTGTGGATGTTACTAATGATAATGTCGTTGGGCCGCTTATTCCTGATTTTGTGGTAAATAATTTGGTGCGTCCGGGAATTTGTTCTCTGGATAAAACCAATGGTTTGCCCAGCGACAGCATTACCATTTCCGGTAAAAATTTCGGCGCCGTGCAACTGGCGAACAGCGCCGTTTCCTTCGGACAACTGCAGGCCTTTATTAATGTCTGGGGAGATACCACTATTAAAACAAAAGTGCCAATGCTTTCTGCCGGTCCGGCGGCCGTCAAGGTTACTAAAGAAAACATAGACAGTAACAGTGTCGCCTTTTTTGTTGGCGAGGGAATAAACAGTACCACGCCGACTATTACTAGTATCAGTCCTGATCACGGCGCAAAGGGTGAATATCTGACCATAACCGGAAATAATTTTGGCGCAGAGCAGGGGAGGGTGTGGTTTAAAGTTAACAATAACGGCCAGCCGGCCAATGACCAAGACGCGATCAATGGTTCGTTTGATTTTCCGGCCGGTTGTAAAGATAATATCTGGAGCGACAGCAAAATTATTGTTAAATTTCCAGAGAGCGCCGGTCAGACCGGCCAAACATATTTTGTACAAGTGAGGCCGTCTGAAATTGATAAGGGCTGGAGCCCGATCGGTCCAACCTTTAAACTGGAAACAGGCAATCCGGCGCCGGGCATTTGCGGAATTTCGCCGGCTTCCGGTCCGGTACCTTTTGGCACCGGCGCAGATCCGATGAAAATTTATGGAGAATATTTTGGCGGAAGTCCGGATGTGTATTTTTGGAATACCAACGCGGATGCGTCTACTATAACTGGTCGCATAAAGGCAGCTAACCCAAATATTTCCGGTTCTGACTTGAATGTTTTTCCTCCCAACAACACTCAAACCGGTCCGGTGGTAGTTTTTAGAAGTTCTGACAGTAAGATGAGCAACTCGGCGCTATTTACAGTTTCAAATTGTGTGCAAAATGGAAACAGTTGTTCGCAAGCGGGTTACCATTGCTGCGCGGCCGGGCCCGAAGCGGGGATGTGCAAAACCGATTTATGTATTGATGAAAAGATATCCGCCGGTTATATCTGGCGGTTTGCCACTCAACCTATACCTAAGGTGCCTCATTTAGTTGAAAGATGCGATAGCCAGTCGGATGCCGGTAAAAATGTTCCTTCGCCTTCGCCCAGCGTCCAATGGGACACTAATGATAGTGGTGACCATCATAATGTCTGCCGCACCGCCTCCATTGTCTTGGATTTTAGCGTTGATAATATCAATCCGATTCCCAGAGGAGACATTCTGGTGAGTGAATGCGAGTCAAGCACGGTGAATGTGGCGAGCAGAACCTGCACCCAGCTAACGCCCCGCCCCAGCTTTTTGGGAAGCGGTGACTATGTTGTTGAACATAGTACGCAATCAACCAATGATCTGGAATTGGACTTGAGTCAGGATTATAACAATAACACCGGTAAATGGAAAGATAATACCTGGTATCAGGTGATTTTAAGCGCGGATATTTCTGCCGGTGCCGGCACTGCTCTGATGCATCTGGCCAAAGACGCGCCTTGTGATAGTGCGGGTATTACCAATACCGCTTATTGTTTCTTGTTTAAAACTGATGCTAAGGATTGCAAAATTAAAGCGGTAGCCATAACGCCTTACTCTTACTGGGCATCGGTCTTGGAAGCGCCGATTAAATACCGGTCCAGTCCTTCTGATGAGGGTGTGGATCTTGTTTATAGCGGCCATATTTTAAGCGATCAGCATTGTATTTGGATGAACCCGGGCGGATTGAATTGGGATTGGAACGTGGCCAACCCTGATCCAAACCAGAAAAAATATGCTGACGTTTTTGCTTTAAAAGAAGATACGGTCGTACACAAAACCGATGCTTTAATTTCGGCTTTGGCCAATACCGTGGGAGTGGGGTTGGCAAATAATTCCGTGGATGTTGAGGCCACGGTTTCAACCGGCACTGTCAGCCATACCGGTTCAAGCCCACTCAAAATAGATTTAAATACTCCGGAAGTGGTTGACTATTGGCCAAAATGCAATGAGGCCTGCGCTAATGCCGAGGTTGGCGCCAAATTTAATACCACCATGTCTGATTTAAATTTAGACAGCGGCGCCGTGCATTTGTATAAATGTTTGGATGAAAATTGCGCGCAGACCCAGCCGGTGGTCTTGCCGTCGGTTAGTTTTGAAAAAAATTCAAATCCGCCCTATACGCTTTTAGAAATAAATAATTACGGTTTGAACCATGTTGATCTTGAACCGAATACGATTTATGAAGTGGTTTTGTCAGCCAGCAGTTCTAATCCGAATTCACCGGATCAGCTGTGGTCGGCTTCCAGTTTGTTAACCGATAGAGATGCAGACGGCAACGTCATTGTTATTGGCCGTTCCGGCACCAGCAAACCATATAATAAACAATTTATTTGGAAATTCACAACCAAACAAACTTCGTGTGCCGTTGATCGTACCGAAGTTTTGCCCAGTGTCTTTACTGCCAGACAAAATAATGACCGGGCTGTGTTTAATGTTCAGCCATATTCAGCGCCTGATGCCTGCAGTGTCAAAGGCCAAAAATTGAATCCCTGGTCAGAGAATTGGGTTTGGAGTTCGTCTGATGTAAACGCGGCCACAGTGGCAACATTTAGCACTCAAGGGTATAGCCCGTATTGCACATCAGATTGCATCCGCAGAGGGAGCACACTTCCGGCGGGTAGCGATACGGTTCCGCTTTGCGGAAGCGGCGGCAACCCGCAAGCCGGCCAGGATTGCGTTTTTCCTGATAAAAATAATAATTGCAGTTTGAATTGCTTGTTTATAAACAAAACCAACACCGGCTCCGCCCAGTCGGCCGGCGCCACCAGCGTCAGTTCATCGGTTTGCGGAAACGGATTCTTGGGAACAGGGGAGGATTGCGACATCGGCATACCGGCCAACCCGCTTAGTCCGACTTCATCAATGTATTGTTCAAATAAATGCTTGCATTTGGGCGCCCCGCTTGCATCCAGCTGGTGCAATACTCATTTTACGGATTATGCCGGTTTGGGTTTTACAAAAACAGAATTTGAAGCTGCCTGCGCCAAGGCAATTAGCGTCTGCGGTGATAAGGTCTTAAGTCCGGACGAAGATCCGGGCTGTGACGGGTCAGGTGGTTGGGATCAAAATTTATGTAATCGTATTTGTTTGTTAAAATCAAACAACGCTCCGACTGACAATGCGCCGGCTAATAGTTGTTCCAACGGAGGTTGTAATTTGGATAATAAACATGCTGGTTCTTCGCTCCTATATTCCACGCCTTCAGTTTGCGGAGATAAGGCGGTGGGTATTGGTGAAGACGTTTCCTGTGAAAATAATAATTTTATAACCACCGATCACGTCGGTAAGACAGATCCGTGGGCCTTGGTTTTGGGCAAAGGGCTTTCAACCAATGTTGGCGGCACACCGCCGGCGCAAAGCTCCACCATTTCCGCAACGGCCAATGTTAGCGGCAAAAATATTGCGGGGCAGGGCCAATTTGTGATTCCCTGCGGATACAAGACGGATGCTGAATGTAAGAATGCTTTGGGGGATGACTATGGGCTCGGCGCCAATTCCTGCTGTTATAAAAAACCGGTCTTAACTAAAGTGTACCCCGGTACAACTTCCACTCCAATCGCGCAAAATGTTTGTCCGAACACAGTGATTGAAGCGCAGTTCAGCAATTCAATTGATGCTAAAAGTTTACCCGGGAATTTATTAATTGCCCGCGGTATCGGCGAAAATTTTTCCACGAATTTGAATATAGACAGCACGGTTGGGTTGAGCGGTTCAAGTCACGTTTTTGTCTCCGGCAATTATGCTTATGTGGCCAACAGTTTAAACGGCCTGAATGTAATCAACATTTCCGATTCCAAACATCCATTGCCAATTTGGACACCGCTTAATACTGCCAATTATGCCGATGTTTATGTAATAGGGAAGTATGCTTATATTGTTGATCAGGGCGCGAATTCTTTAAAAATATTTGATATATCCAGTTCCACGAATCCAACGGTAGTGGGTTCTGTTGATTTGGTAAACATAACCAATCCCAACCGGATTGTCGTTTCCGGAAAGTTTGCTTATGTGATTAGCGCTAATGGTGGAAACATAATCAATGTCGCCAATCCAGCCGGTCCTACTTTTTCAACCAAGTTATCAATCTCACCAAGACAAATCCAGCCGGCCGGAAACAATATTGCTTTGTTGGATAATAATAATTTTACGATAATGGATTTTTCCGACCCCGCCAATCCCAGGACAATCGGTTCAGTCCAAGTCAATGATGCTCAAGATTTTAAAGTTTCCGGAAATTATGCCTTTTTAGCCGGCACCGGCGGTCTGCAAATTTTGGATATTTCCAATCCGGCCAATCCGCACAGTGTGGCCGCTCTCACCGCAGGGTCCCTTAGTAGTATTAATGTTTATAATAGTTTGGTTTTTGCGACTGATGCTTCCGGAGCAATACACATCATAGATGTTTCCGATCCCGCCATTCCCAAGAATCTTGAGGTGTATACCGGATTGGTACACGCGGGTTATGTGTCGCAAAACATTGCGGTTAGCGGCAATTATGCCTATGCGGTCCATAGTAGCGGTTTGACCATAGTTGATGTTTCAAAATATACAAATAATTGCCCGGCCAATTCTGATGTCACGAATTTAATTGTTTTGAATAGTCCGAACGCCAATTTACCGTGGTATGAAAAGATTTGGACAAATATTGTGCAATTTGTAAAATCATTATTCGGATTTACAGCCACGGCCCAAAGCAATACCCCGACTAAATGGTGCGCCGGCCTTGATTTGGGCACGCCCGCCATGTTATCAAGCAGTACCATAATGGTGAAACTACAAGCGCCTTTGGCTTTAGACACCAGTTATGCCATCATTTTAAAGCATGGTCTCAAAGACACAAATGGCGTCAGTATTGATACCAGCACTAATTGGAGATTTGTAACCGCGCCTAAGATTTGTCAGGTCAGTGGTGTTAGTGTGACTCCAAATGCAGTGGCTTTTGGCAGTGTGGGGCAGACCAGCACCCTAGAGGCCAAGGCCCTGGCGGCGAGTGGCGGTGAAATACAAATTATACCCGGATATTATGCCTGGGAATATGTTTGGGGTCCCAGCAGTAATGCCTTTGTTACTTTGACAAACACCACCTCATCGCTCAATATGATTACTGCCCAAAATCGGAATGGTGAACTTGATGTTTGGGCTTCCGCTAATATAACTGACAATAAATACACCAGCCAGACCGGCCCGGCGGCAACCGGCAAGTCGCACGTGATTGTTTTCCTGTGTGAAAATCCCTGGCCGCCGAAGAATTTATATTATAATAATCAGGGGCCGTTTATGATTTTCCCTTATGAAGATAAATTGGGGAATAATGATAATTATAATTTAACGGCCGATAGTTTTGATAATACGGCTCTGCCGGCATCTCCGTTTGGCGGATACTTCAATTTTAGAACTTATTATTGCGCGGATAACGGCGCGCCCGGAACGGCCGATGATTTGCCTTATATGCGCGCGGCCGTACAGGTTTCACCGACGATTGTGAGCGACGCCACTGCTTTTAAACGTTTCATATTTACCAGCGCCAAAAACAATGACGCCATTGGTATTCAGGTCTTTCCCAATACCCAGCACTTAACGGTTGAACAGTGGTTCCAATATGGCAAGACCTATGGCGGTCAGGGATTTGTCACCGGCGGAAATATGCAGCCAACCACCATAGACGGTTATGACGCGCTTTCCGACGGCAATAATATTTACGTTGACGCGCTCAATTACGCTACGACATCGCCGGTTTCGGGGAATTTATATACCAATGTATATCTCTTTAGTATAAACGCCGATGCCCGGCCCGAAACCAGGAAGGTCTTTGAACAAATGATTAACAATTGGCATTTTAATATTAATCTAACTAATTACAGACGCTGTGGCGTGGATGTGGAGAGTCCCGGCGACACTTCTTGTCAGACCGACCTTGATTGTTCAGGTGGACAGATTTGTTCCGCGCAAATTGATAAATTAAAACGCAATTATCAAAGATTGCGGGATTTAAATGAAATTCAAAAAGCATTAGGGCAATAATTGTATGCGTAAAAAAGCAAGTTTGATTATAATGTTTCTGTTCATGGTGCCGCTTATAAAAGAAGGATCATTTTTAAGCGGACAGAGTTTGAGCGTTTGGCCGTCCTGGTCTGTTTTAGGCAACGCGGTTGGCGTAGCTTTACCGGTTGATCCGATTAATAAACTGGCGCCGGCCGGCACCTGCGCTTCTTCAACCAATCATTTCTGCGTAAAGAACACTGATTGCCCGGCTATGATCGGCACAACCACGCCGGAGAGTTGTATTTTGCACGATCCGGCCACTGGCTGGAGCACTGTTAATCGTCGGTTTAGCTTCGCTTGCTCCACTTCTTCTTATGCTTACAGATATATTGACATCTCCACCACCACCTACAAAATTTTAGCGCATTTTGAAGATCCTTTTGGTAACAGCAACGCGATTGCCAATTGGAATGATAATTTTGTATATAAATTTGTCAGCACCACTGAATCGCCAAATCATAGTTATATTGTAATAAGCCAGCAGTATGGCATATGCAATAATGATCAGGAGATATCAACCCTTCAGCAGGGTTCTTGCGGTGACAAGGTCTTGAATCCGAACGAGCAGTGCGACCCGCCGGGAAGCATGAGATATAGCGCTTGTTCGCCGGACGCGATTCATCCTAACCAAATCAGAGTTGATAAATGCGGCACGGACTGTAAGTGGTCAGTTGCGCCAACCTATATATTATGTTCGGCTTTAAGCAAATGCGGCAATGGCATTATAGAATCAGGAGAACAATGTGATGATGGCCGGTTAAACGGAACCTATAATCATTGCAATACAAGTTGTACGGGAAAAGTTGCCCCTTATAGTTCACATAACCCAAACGGATCCCCGGGTTATTGCGGTGATGGCGTTTCGCCAAACTATATAGTAAATCCAAAATATGAGGTCTGTGATAAGGGCGGAGTTGATTTTTGGGCGTTGCAAAGAGCGAATTCCTGCAGTTGGAACTGCCAAGGGTATGGGCCTTATTGCGGCGATGGTGTTAAAAACGGTTCGGAAGAATGCGACGGTAACCAGCCATGTACGGCAAGCGGAAAAAATGGAACGATAGTGTGCGATAACACCTGTCATATAGTTTATCCGACCCAACAACCGGCCGTGGCAAATGATTTTGCCTTGTGGACTTTTGATAACACAGACATGAATGGATCCACAATTATAGATAAAAGCGGAAACGGTCAGGATGCGATGGCTTATGGCACCTATTCAATTGTAAACGGCCATTCCGGACAGGCCATACAATTTGATGGACAAACAGCATTTGTTTCCAGCACCGTTATGAATTTTTATAAATATTTTTCAGCTGATTTTTGGATGAAGATCAACCAAACGGATAATAATTGGCGAATGATTATGGCTGAAAATAATTGGAACGCGGGTCTGGGTTGGATGATGTATACAAGTCAGGGTTCTGCTAGCGGCAAAGCCAATTTTACCTATATGCGGTCTGGATATTCCGGAGTTGCCGTTGCTGATGCGTTTGATGTTGGTGTTTGGCAGCATGTTAAGGTTGTAAACAACAATGGCTCCGCAAAGGTGTATGTTAATGATATTTTAAAAGGCAGCGGTGCGGTTAGTATAAGCAATGCCGGTAATAACCTGCTTGTGGGAGCCGGCCATAATAATGATGGAACCGGTGCTTCAGGTTATTTTAATGGAATAATAGACGAAGTTCATATAGCTAATAGTTCCACTACGCCACTGCTCCAATCATGCACTGTCGCGGTCAGTCAAGAGCCCACCAGTACTCCCGGGGCCTGTGGTGATGGACACGTAGATGCCAGTGAGGCCTGTGACAAGGGAGCGAATAATGGTAAGCCCTGTACGCCCGGATACGATAAGGCCTGTTCTTACTGTTCGGCCGATTGCCAGAATGTGATTGATGTCCAGCCCACTGCTTATTGCGGCAATGGCCTGATAGAAGGAACAGAAGTTTGCGACACTGATCCTGGTAATGGAGATATTTATGTTTCCAGCACGGTATTTTGTACGCCGACAAATGAAGGCGGTCATGGCGGCGGTTTGACCTGCAATTATCCTGATATTCTTAAATATACCTTTCAAAATCCGGTAACCGGACACGGTGGGCTCAAAGTTGTGAAGGATTGTGAAAGCGAAACTGCAAATGCGAACACCGTTAAAAAAGGTATTAAGGCCTGTGTTAATAATTGTAAAGCGGTGAAATTGACGACTGGAGAGGATCAATGCATAGCCTGCGGTTTAGATCCGGTAAATGGCGTTGAAGTGGGTGGTTATGTGCTTAATGCGATTGATCCACTTTCAGGAAATCCGCTGATGGGAGTCGGTGGGCATACTGGTAGCCAGACCAAACTGGAGCTTTATTTGGGAACAAAGAAAGATTTTTCCTTCTCTCCCATTACTGCTACTAAAGTTACCGGCTATTGCGCGGCCAATACGTTCTATAAAAATTATTCATTTTCAAGTTCCGTTCATCCTGACGCTTGTAATAACACCAGAGGGCTGTTAAATCCAAATCCGATTTGTTCCACCGGAAAAACCAGTTATAAGCTGATTGTTAATGATGGTACTACTCATGTTTTTCCATTTTCAGTTATATCTGATCCGCTTGAAAAACAACCTTGGAGAAATGACTTACTGTTATCGCCGATGATACCACAACCCAGTCATATCAGGGTGGTGGTCAGCTGGGTCGGCGACGGAGAATTTTATAGCGGATTTTTAGACCCAGCCCAAACCAGCGATCCGATTATTGAGGGGTCTAAGTTTGTGACCGGCGATTATGTTGACCAGACTGTGGTTTACAATTATTCCACAGGTAAGGATTATTATACCCAAACTGATTCGGATCATAAAAAATTAGGTATTTGGTATCATGGCTTTGGCGATACTCCTAATTTGTTAAAAGAGGAGTCGTTTACAGTTGATACTGCAAATATGGATTCCGGTAATTATGTTTTTTATGTCAGATCCGGAGGTCCGATTAAGCCATATCAGGTTTCGGCAAATTTGAAAGTGGAGGTTTATTTGCCGGAAGGTGATACTAATTATCGCCATTTCGGTTTGCCGGCGGCAACTTATTATTTAAGCGGCGCCTTGCCGTCTGATAGTCCGGCCGCGAGTTATTGGCAGGTCTTTAATATCGTTGATTCAAACGGCACCGTGACCTTAGCGGATAATATCCTGGACGTTAATTCAATTGTTTCTGCCCCAAGATACTTTATTTATTCAACTTCTTGTATTGGCCGGGCCGGAAGATTATGCCGGGCATCGGCCGGACCTTGCGACACTGCCGAATATTGTGTGGCCGGAAATGATGTTTGTCCGGAAGATTCTTTTAGATCGGCCACGGCTTATTGTTATGACAATCTGGCTAGCAAACCGTGTTACAGCGGGGCCACCTGCAGTGGTTATTCTGCAGATTGTCCGCAAAGCACATATAAAGCGGCTGGTTTAACATGCACGGGCTTTGTGGTTGACAGTGAATGTGAGAATCCAGCAACCTGCAATGGAACCTCTTATGAATGTACCGGTAGTTTAACCTTAAAACCAGACGGCACCTCATGCGGAAATGTGTGTAATAACAATGTTTGTCAGGGCGGATCCTGCAGAGCTGGCACCCCGACCAACTGTGCCAGCAGTAACCCCTGTAAAAATCCGGTTTGTGATCCTCTGATTGGTTGTACCTATAAACCAATAGGATCTCCTTGCAGTACTACTTCAGGTTCCGGTACTTGTCAGTTTCATTTGGGAGGTGGAGATCAGATTACATGTAAATATACCATCATCTACTAATATGAAAAAAATAATTATAATTATATTGGTTGTTTTGCTGGCGGGAGTTGGTATATTTGTATATTTGCGGATAAAAAGTAATAAAACCAGCCAGACCAATCCGCAGGATATTAAAAGAGCGGAATTTTTACAAAAACAAACCCAGTTTAACAATTCAATCCAGACCATCGTTCAAACCGATAGTGATGCCGACGGCTTGTCAAATACGGATGAGGCCAAATACAAGACGGACCCAAACAACGCGGACACAGACGGGGACGGTCTGACTGATAAAATTGAAATTTCGGTTTATCATACTGATCCGCTTAAAGCCGATACCGACGGAGATGGTTTTCCGGATGGTAAAGAAGTCAGATACCGCACCAATCCGCTTGATGTTAAAAGTCATCCAACTAAATAATTTAAATATACCTTTATGTTTGAAGACCAAAACCCACAAGCCAACCCGCCAAAAAATCTGCCGACCGAGCCGGTGGATATGTTTGCCGGTGTGGAAAAAAACACCGAGCCCGCGATTCCCGATGCCTTGTCGGCCGGGTTGCTTAAGAAAAAAGATTCAAGAATCCAAACTCCTCCGGATCTAAACACCTTAACGGCCCAAACCCAGACCTATAAGATCAGCGAACCGATCTTTGGCAAGGTTGCTTACGCTTTAATCATCGCGGCCATTGTGGTTGGTTTGGCCGGTGGGGGCTGGTTTGTTTATGCCAAATATTTTAGGGCGACAAACACTATTATTCAAACTCAGGTTCAAACCCAGACACCTTTACCAGAACCTCCACAAACTACAGAACCGACACCCTCCGCTCAAGTCAATGAAACTGCGGCTACCCCCAGCGTCACTGCCACCAGTAATATTTCCAATGATGTTCAAAATGATAATATACTTTTTGGAAATACAGTAGATAGCGATAAAGACGGATTAAGCGACGCGCGCGAAACACAAATCGGCACTGATCCGCAAAATCCCGATACTGACAGCGACGGGCTGTCAGACGGCGATGAGGTTTTGATTTGGCATACTGATCCGCTCAAAGCCGACACCGACGGCGATAGTTTTCCGGATGGCCAGGAGGTGCGGAGCGGTTATGATCCGCTCGGACCGGGAAAATTATTTAGTGTTCCAACCCCGACAACCTCACCGGTGTCAACAAGCTCAAAGTAAACGTTAATATATGTTTGCACAAAAAAAACAGGCGCCCGCCGAAACTGAAGAACAATTAGTACGGGTTCAAACCATCCCGAATGATTTTTATGGGGGAGTGAACCCGGTGGTTAAGTTTAAAAGAGTTGAAAAAGAGGTGGTGCTCCAACCAAAATTGTCTCCGACTGAAAAGGGCTTACTTGATAAAGCCACCGCGGTCGGCGGTTCCGAGGCCTTGCATCCGGTTAATTTGGTTTCTAACCGGAAGTACTTGCTGATCGGCGGAGCAGCGCTGTTTGTTTTGTTTATTGCCGG from Patescibacteria group bacterium includes these protein-coding regions:
- a CDS encoding Ig-like domain-containing protein, which encodes MPAKFKKIFIILSAVAVIAGGLFWFAQISNAQQGPDLGLAQVSSTIGLPTTDIRVIVANIIRTALGLLGIVALVLVLYGGYTWMTAGGNEEKIAQAKKILVNAVIGLAIILSAYAITSFIISSLLGATTGTPAHCFDGIQNEGETAVDCGGGGCGPCTAPNNPYFTSGAFYITALPAGGQVCIRNVNPAITFNMDVDAASLAGSVVLLDNNNNEQAGVWSVVDGNTAKFTPVGACGAPDNGNDCLLASTNYTLHFKNGGAIKSADGRAINCLAGAKCTDVQFTTGDGIDRTPPTVKIENIADDKLVTGQVVPVKISYTDDNGVQKIDLKADNNYVGSGTVSGCQKTGSVTINWPTAGLSDGAHGLDAKGYDWSMQSAVDHYAAILKPPHCLNNILDGNEDQAGPLGCCAPEKNCGCGGCGGSSCTQDTDCASGYCKIPPGQTTGVCVDRMRITGVSPGSGAVGTYVSISGEYFGTARGQVYFTGASGWLVAPLADCGAGAWKPWQVIATVPQGAITGPIRLITADQQFVDVTNDNVVGPLIPDFVVNNLVRPGICSLDKTNGLPSDSITISGKNFGAVQLANSAVSFGQLQAFINVWGDTTIKTKVPMLSAGPAAVKVTKENIDSNSVAFFVGEGINSTTPTITSISPDHGAKGEYLTITGNNFGAEQGRVWFKVNNNGQPANDQDAINGSFDFPAGCKDNIWSDSKIIVKFPESAGQTGQTYFVQVRPSEIDKGWSPIGPTFKLETGNPAPGICGISPASGPVPFGTGADPMKIYGEYFGGSPDVYFWNTNADASTITGRIKAANPNISGSDLNVFPPNNTQTGPVVVFRSSDSKMSNSALFTVSNCVQNGNSCSQAGYHCCAAGPEAGMCKTDLCIDEKISAGYIWRFATQPIPKVPHLVERCDSQSDAGKNVPSPSPSVQWDTNDSGDHHNVCRTASIVLDFSVDNINPIPRGDILVSECESSTVNVASRTCTQLTPRPSFLGSGDYVVEHSTQSTNDLELDLSQDYNNNTGKWKDNTWYQVILSADISAGAGTALMHLAKDAPCDSAGITNTAYCFLFKTDAKDCKIKAVAITPYSYWASVLEAPIKYRSSPSDEGVDLVYSGHILSDQHCIWMNPGGLNWDWNVANPDPNQKKYADVFALKEDTVVHKTDALISALANTVGVGLANNSVDVEATVSTGTVSHTGSSPLKIDLNTPEVVDYWPKCNEACANAEVGAKFNTTMSDLNLDSGAVHLYKCLDENCAQTQPVVLPSVSFEKNSNPPYTLLEINNYGLNHVDLEPNTIYEVVLSASSSNPNSPDQLWSASSLLTDRDADGNVIVIGRSGTSKPYNKQFIWKFTTKQTSCAVDRTEVLPSVFTARQNNDRAVFNVQPYSAPDACSVKGQKLNPWSENWVWSSSDVNAATVATFSTQGYSPYCTSDCIRRGSTLPAGSDTVPLCGSGGNPQAGQDCVFPDKNNNCSLNCLFINKTNTGSAQSAGATSVSSSVCGNGFLGTGEDCDIGIPANPLSPTSSMYCSNKCLHLGAPLASSWCNTHFTDYAGLGFTKTEFEAACAKAISVCGDKVLSPDEDPGCDGSGGWDQNLCNRICLLKSNNAPTDNAPANSCSNGGCNLDNKHAGSSLLYSTPSVCGDKAVGIGEDVSCENNNFITTDHVGKTDPWALVLGKGLSTNVGGTPPAQSSTISATANVSGKNIAGQGQFVIPCGYKTDAECKNALGDDYGLGANSCCYKKPVLTKVYPGTTSTPIAQNVCPNTVIEAQFSNSIDAKSLPGNLLIARGIGENFSTNLNIDSTVGLSGSSHVFVSGNYAYVANSLNGLNVINISDSKHPLPIWTPLNTANYADVYVIGKYAYIVDQGANSLKIFDISSSTNPTVVGSVDLVNITNPNRIVVSGKFAYVISANGGNIINVANPAGPTFSTKLSISPRQIQPAGNNIALLDNNNFTIMDFSDPANPRTIGSVQVNDAQDFKVSGNYAFLAGTGGLQILDISNPANPHSVAALTAGSLSSINVYNSLVFATDASGAIHIIDVSDPAIPKNLEVYTGLVHAGYVSQNIAVSGNYAYAVHSSGLTIVDVSKYTNNCPANSDVTNLIVLNSPNANLPWYEKIWTNIVQFVKSLFGFTATAQSNTPTKWCAGLDLGTPAMLSSSTIMVKLQAPLALDTSYAIILKHGLKDTNGVSIDTSTNWRFVTAPKICQVSGVSVTPNAVAFGSVGQTSTLEAKALAASGGEIQIIPGYYAWEYVWGPSSNAFVTLTNTTSSLNMITAQNRNGELDVWASANITDNKYTSQTGPAATGKSHVIVFLCENPWPPKNLYYNNQGPFMIFPYEDKLGNNDNYNLTADSFDNTALPASPFGGYFNFRTYYCADNGAPGTADDLPYMRAAVQVSPTIVSDATAFKRFIFTSAKNNDAIGIQVFPNTQHLTVEQWFQYGKTYGGQGFVTGGNMQPTTIDGYDALSDGNNIYVDALNYATTSPVSGNLYTNVYLFSINADARPETRKVFEQMINNWHFNINLTNYRRCGVDVESPGDTSCQTDLDCSGGQICSAQIDKLKRNYQRLRDLNEIQKALGQ